Within the Telopea speciosissima isolate NSW1024214 ecotype Mountain lineage unplaced genomic scaffold, Tspe_v1 Tspe_v1.0778, whole genome shotgun sequence genome, the region TTCAACCAGGTCGTTATAACCCCTGTATAAGGAGGAGAGGACAAATGTTGCAAGATTGACAGAACGGCTAGCAGCCAAAGCATTGGCAAGGCCAAGATACGCTTTTGTGATCTTGTTAGCCTAGGTACAGATGAGGCAGCGACAGATCCAAGACAGCAGAAAAGCACCGTATTCTTGTTAGCTCACCGGACCACTTTGCTTTTGGTAGTGAGACAAGTAGGAGGTGTAGCTGGCATTCCTTGTAAGATTCAAGTCCCAGCCAATCCGGGAACAATCGGAGCTACCATTGATCTCTTCCCCGATTGATTTCAGGCCTAGGAGTGCTCCGATGTCAAGAAGGGTGGGTCCCATCATCCCAAAGCTGAAATGAAAACAGTTTGTCGAGCGGGACCAGAAATGAAGGGCGGCATGGAGAAAATCAACATCGCAAGGATAGGATATGATGGACATCTGGATGACATCGTAGATGCCCAACCTCTTCCATTCTTCTGCCTTGGCAGTTGGACATCCTCCTTACCCACTCGGGGTAATGGCCAGCCCAATGCCGCTTTACAGCCCCAGGCTTGTACTTAAAGTTTGGAATGCCTTTGCGAAACAGAAGGAGTTCGGCTCGATGGGCAGGAAAGTCCTTGAGGGGCTGAGTAGCAGAAGGGTCTTCGAAGATGGGACCAAGCACGAAGTGACTTGATCGTGGGATGACCACCTCAAGATTCATAGCAGGGTGTAAGTGGGCAGGCTTGTCTTTGAGCTTCTCGGCGGCGGTCCGGTTGTCTATGACTTCTTCTTCGTCAGCCGCCATTTTGCTTGGAGTTGCAGAGCGAACGGGTTAGAAGGTGTTGTGGAAAAGGGGAAGTGGAGATGAAAGGTTGTCGCGCAATCAGGTAGAGTTGGGGGTTTTAAGAAGGATTCTCGCCCTTTTTGAAACTCAAAGAGGAATTATGGCAACCTTGGGAAACGGAGAAGATAACCCAAAAGGTGCGAGCACCAGAATGGTATTGGACCATGTGTCTGTAGCGGGCGACTCTTCAGCAGTCGCAGTCGCAGTCACATCACATTACGGCAAGTCAGAAGATATTTTGAGCGAAACTGGGATGGGCACGAGTTTCGAGGGCTCCCCTAATCGACCTCCCAACTCGTGgggggcattgtttacacctAGTTTGCGCTCACCCCATCATGGTCGAGGAGGGCCTTGGTCGAAGGGCAGCTCGGCCAAGAGAGGGACCGATCGTGTTCTGATATCTTCGGTCAAGGAGCGTTTCATCGGCCAGGATGAAAGGCGGTTATTGTTACAGGCAGTTTCTTTGCAGTTTATGTTGGGAAGGAATGATGGCTTGAACATGGCCGGACTTTGGCCGATAATCAAGGGAACCGTCCCCGATAGTTACACTTACTATAAATAAGCAGGAAGCGTAGAGAGATGCATCAATCAAACCTACAACAAACCTGCAGtttatctatttttccttttcttgcatttttgcTTTCCTTTACTTTTAAGATGGTGTGAACCTAAGGTTTTTCGTTTGCTTTATGCGCCCTTTTGATTTGCACTGTAGATTGTTCACGTTAAGTAATCCAAGTGCAATTCTCTCCCAGTATTACCGGGGCTCGAGTAGAACCCTAGATACCCACGCTCGGTCAGTGTCTCAATATAGATTCGACCATACTGCACCGATTGTAGGAAATTCAGCTTAACAAGGTGAGAAATAATGGATAGAAGTAAATGATATAACTCATGATGGATGGGCTGGTGGATTTGATCGTCAATTGTAACTGTATGCGGAGATGGTGGAATTTGCTCAAGTTTGGAGTAATGCCGATTAAGGCTGGCGATTATTGATGAAATGTTTGGGTAGTGCTGATTTATTTGGGAGGTAATTGATGCGTTAGAAATGGGAAGGTTACATGCATTAGAAGTGGGGAAGTAATTGGGCAGGTCATGTGCGTTagaagtaggggtgtaaatgaatagacgaaatccgtatccgtatccgtgtctgtatccgtttagcactatccgaatccgtccgaaagctaaacgaatgcggatatggataggctatagctatccgaaaagctatatttacatgtaaacggataaaatatccgatccgtatccgtgtccgtatccgtttagcactatccgaatccatccgatagctaatcggatgcggatgcggatatagcactatccgagccgaatccgatccatttacaaccctagtTAGAAGTGGGTGGATAACTTTGGAGGTGGGAAAGTAATTGGGAGAGTTATTAGAGGAAGTGGGAGGCAATTGGGAGGTGAGTAATTGGCGTAGTAATTGGGAGGTTATATACGTTGGAGGATTAAATGAGTTGGAGGTGGCAACATTTATGGGAGGCTTAATAGTGGAAGTCATGTGACAAGGCGGGGTTAATGCATGCAGATTTTGAGGAGTTGGATTGACGATTATGGGCTGGTCCAAAGGAAGTGTGGTAACGGCTGGAACCATAGGTAAAGTAACGGTCGACACACACCGTGATTGATGCATGTTGGCCGGTGACTGGCCGTTGTTGACGTCTCCGGCCAAAATCGATGTAGCAACCGAAGTGTTGCGGGACTGCGACCCAGACGCTGATGTACACAGGAAGGACTTGCATGGAGCCTGCTCGATAAGACGAGGTTTTGGAATCGAAGCTCTAATGGTGGAGGTGACAGAGAGaataacaattaaaagaaggttctTTCAGTGCCAATTTATTTATATTCTCCTTGGCCAGTTGATCTTCTGTGGTGAGGAAGAGGGAGACAGAGAGTTCGACGCTGAGAGGGGTTGGGGTGAGAGAGTTGGAAGCTTTAGTATGGAAAAATGGCGCCGAAGGAAAGGAAACTAAGGGTTAGCTTTAACCTTAGTCTGATACGCAGCGTGGGTTACAAAAGTTGAAAACTTGAGGAATCTCATGATCAACAAGCGGACACACGGGGCCACCGTGCTCAGGTTCCCAGTCTCTGTTTCAGAGAACTATTACGTTTTTAGGGGTTTctcttttgattttcatttgtttGTATTGATGTTTTCCCCTTTCATCTACTAAATTGTTCAGGTCAACTATCTGGGaacattcacccaaaaaaaaaaaaaaaaaaaaaaaaaaaaaaaaaaaactatctgGGAACTTTCCGATTGTCCTTGACGGGGTTGTTCGGTGGAAATTTGTGGATTTTTACCTTATAATCTGCTTGCAGTTATTCTTCTATTAAAATGGATGCGCAAAGAATTCTGCAAGAAATTATCTGTGTGATGTGTGATATATTTGCTCAACATCGATTGTAGGCCCAAAATTGACTTGCATTGCTTGTGCCTCTCCATCTGGGTTATCTTGACGTTCTTGTTTCAGTCATTCAGATGAGATGACCCACCTcgccaaaaaatgaaaaacgaaAAAGGGGCAAAAAACATTTATAGAGTCTTCACAAAAGTTTGTTTCTGTGGACTTCTTGTTATAGGTGGGCACCATATTCTTGCTTTCCCTGCTGTTCTTTTCTTAGCTGAAAAAATCCTTTTCATAATGATGGTTTAGACTTTGGAGTTCGTTCACAAGCTTGATTTCATTGGACTGTCTACTCCTGTGAGAAATTGGATAAgtagaaagggggaggggggaaattCTATCAACACAATTATTGAATCATATTAATTATTACATCAGGAAGCATTAGCATTGAGGCAAAGGCTCTTGCCTTGGAGTAATATACAGTCATATATCTTCGTAGGAcacaaatttaaaatataaaccATTGCACTCATTGACTCTATATGAACAACTGAACAAGGAACAATTTTGTAAGACTATAATTAGAAAGGGTTCCAAAGTAGCCATCAAACATATCACAGCAGTGGGATCAGTTAtgagacccccccccccccacctctcaGATCATGCTGTCCACACGAGCTGGCAATCTCTTGAAGAAATTGCTAGGTACTAAGGGTAGTTTGCTCCGGAATCTAGGGTGGCGGAGCATGTGTAGGCCTGTGACAAGCCCCACTACTCTGAATGGTGTAATGTACAGCACCACAGCAGCCAACAGACAAAAGATTATAAAGAGGCTGGTTGCTCTTGGGTCTCTCCAGCTGAGCAAAGACTGAAATCTTTCCCCCTGTGTTGCCATGTCCCCAACTACAGTCTGTATCCTTCCGGCTACACTTCTAAGCCGGTCATACCTCATCTGGACTATGTCATGGGGTTTAGATGTTGGGAAGGTGTCGAATTCCTCATCTAGCTCATCTGGATGAACCGCTTCTGCCCATGAAAGTTTAGTATCCATGTGTGGTGGGTGCCTTGGGCGGAACCTGTAGTTCCATATTCCGATGAGGAACATATAGAGGAAGATCGTTGGAAGTATCAGTTCCGGATACCAGATCAGTATCAAGAACAGAACATGAACCAGTACTGTTGTGATTGCGTTCTTCCAATGGCAAACATCATCTAACCATCTACTGATAGAGATAATACCTGAAAGTAGTGACATGACCCTAAAGAAGTTAGCTTTGCTTCTTCTCATACTCCACATGTGTGAATCCACATCCAGCATGTACTCAACAACCTCTTTCCTGAGTGGTGGCTCAGCCCGTCCAAGCCTCATGGCTACAATGTTCATTGCCTGGTATCTAAGACTGTCTAACTGGTTCACCGTGAAAGGATGCAGGTAATGCATCTTTGGCAATAGAGGATGAGCATAGATGTATATCATGTTAGCCACAGATAGGCAAGTGAAACGAACTGCTAACTGGAGCTCCCCCATCTTCTTTACCCCAGATGGATGTAGAACTAGTAGTGGGTAAGAGTGTGTATAAATCCGATCTGCTTCAAGGGTTGATAGTCGAATTCTTACCTTCCCAATCCTTGAGTCTCTTGCAGGGCCTCCACCAGCTGCTTTCTCATTGCTACCTACATGACAGTTATGGAAAATCCCAAGTGTGATTACCGTACAGGGGTCATACACTTCCCATGTATATTGCTCATTCCATTTGGGGTTAAAGCTGTCAATTATTGTTCTGGTTCTTACCCACTTCTGTCCATATTTTGCTACGCAGTATGCATCTGTGGAGCCTCGACCATCCTTCGTCTTCATCGGGAGGAGGTTTTGTGCACTTAAGACGCCTACCTCCAATATGCCGACCGGTTGCTTCCAAAGCTGCCTTGCAGTAGGGCGTTGGTCGCTTATGTACATAGTTGATTCATCAAGCACATGGTAACCACCCTCAAGGCACACTCTTAAGTGCACTCTGCTTGAAAATTTGAGTTCCTTCCTTCTGTCTCCTTCCAAtattccaaacccaaatttCTCAAGGTTGAACCAACGAGAATGCACAGGCCGGTGGTCCAGGCGCTTCTCAAATATGCTGAACGGCAGACTAATCTTCCCTAGCACATCATCTTTGGACGGGTGCACTCGATCCTCAACTGTAAGAACCAGCTGTTCTTCAAAGGGCTCAGCTGCTACAAAAACTAGATCTTCATTCCACATGGGATTGGCGGTACGTGTTGGGCATATCTTGGTTTTGAGCACCTGGTTGCCTATCTGAACCTTCACAGAAACTTCGGGGAGGCGGTTTTTGTCATATGGTTGTATGTCTTGGGCTTCAATCACATTCACCCTTAAGTACCATAGTTTAGGTGAGACATAGACCTTAGATCGGGTGTTGAAAACACCCTCTCCGTGAACAGAAGCAGCATCTGAGTGCCAGGCCTCTGAGAAGGCTTCATCAGCTTGCGTTCCCATCCAAACTGCTAGCATGATCTCACCTCTGACCTTGCCCTCTCCACGCCGTTCCTCCAATCTGTACCACTGAGGTGCCAAGGGACTATCTGGTGGCACCCTAGTTGGCACCTCATTCAGGTCAAATATCACCTTGCCGAGATACTCGTCTCTGCCCACCATCTCTTTGTCCTTGACAAAAACCTCCAGCACTGATGACTGGATTCGGTCTTTGGAGAATGCAAAGACCTGGTTCCACTCAGGGTTGGTCTTCTTCTCAAAATGCTTTGTTTTCCCCTTGTAATTCCCAAGTTTCACCTCTGCATATGGGTCACAGCTTCCAGTGATGGCAGTGGGGGGTAGATCTTTGGCTTTGACGACTCGAACATACAGATAGAACATCTGTTCTACTAGGTCATATGTGCTGGTGAATTTGTCTCCCATCATCCATCCTCCACTGGCAAGTACTCCTCCATTTGGCCATTGCTCTCCTAGGTGGGGATTGGTGTCCTTCAATTCATAGTCTTCTTGGTTGTTAGGATGGGTTTTTGGGTTGATCTGCTGCATGGTTAGTGGCACTCCTACGGGTGGTCTCTCAACCGATATTCCGGGTTGTGGAGAAACTTGCTGCTTGTGTATGTATTGAGTTGTCTCAACTGTAACTTCTATGGGCTCCTTTATCTCCTCCTCTGGCTCTTTTGTAGCAGTAGCTGCTGTGCCAGTGGTTTTAGTAACTGCAGCTGGGGCAGAGCTATTGATTTCAGAAACTGTGGTAGTAGAACAGCAGCTTTGGTAGTAGCCGAAGTTGCAAAGTTACTGCTACTAGTAGTGGCTGCAGTTCCAGAAACAGCCAAATATCCTGTAACAATGTTTGTAGTATTATCAGAAACAGGCAGTGATGGTGGAGGATTGTTCGGTGGGGGGAGAGTTGGGTTCAGATTCgagtgaaatagaaattttcAGGCCAATATCACCTTTGATGGATGAGAAAACCACTTGATTTCTAAATGGAAGTGTTCCAAAATTTCATCTCCTTTTCTGACTATATTTGAGCCAAGAATCCATACCTTTCCAAGGAAGTTGCTAGCAGGGAATGATTTCCTCTTGTTATAGACAGAGACCTCAATGTTTTGATGATGGAGCGTGTTGGGGTCGTCCAAATTGAAGAGGAGTTTCTGGTTCCAGACAGGGTTGAGATTTCTACTGACTGTATGTTTTCTGGTTCTTTGGTTCTCAAAGTCAACTTCTACAAATGGACTGGAGGATCCTTCACCATCTTTGGGCATAAGATCATTAGTGTCCAGCACGTCCACCACAAGCTTCATGGTCCCTTTTCTGCTAGGTTTACTGCTTTGAAAAGCTGCAAGGAATCGGCCCTTCACAAGAAACCTGAAGCTCTATTCTGAAGCAAAGGTGTCCCAGGTAGGAAAGTAAAAGTTAAAGAAAGGAATAGTTGAGGTTTTTGTCTAGAAATcattctaattttgttcctaTCATGGCAGGCTTTGTTTTGGTTGTAGAGGAAAAAGAACGCTTTGATGGAGAAGCCATTCGTGAACGCCACAGTTGCCTAACAGAGGggctgaaggagaagagagggaaagaggcATGAAGAGTTGTTCAAAAGCTTCCAAGGGGGCCAGACTCTTTTCTTAGTAGGAAACAAATGGTCTCTTTTCAAAAAGGGGCCAGACTCTTTTCTTAAAGGCTCCACCCCAAGAAGACAGAGAAggtctttttgggtttataATGAACGAATAGAGTGCATGTTAGCTTAACTAGATTCTGGATTAAAGTGGTACCATACCCTTTGTCATATGTTCACAAGGAAACTTTACTATCACAATTACCTTTGGTTCTGTTATAGAATGCTTTATTTTGGCCTCTGTGTAGCTGTGTTGTAGGGACATGCCTTTCTTCTTTGGGCAGCAAAGCTAATGTAGAGAAAAGCAagtggaaaaaagaaagaaaaataaagattaaaacaGAGAGCAGAGTGGAAGAAAAGTAAAGTACTAAACCAAAAGCTCAAGAGGTTGTGTGAGTTTGCCAAAGATGCTTTTCCTCTGctttattctttcttctcttcgttgctttaattttaatatatttcttGGGTGTATTTGTAATCTATGATTTGCTAACATACCTTTCTGCATCTAATAATTAAATTTCAC harbors:
- the LOC122648319 gene encoding LOW QUALITY PROTEIN: FT-interacting protein 1-like (The sequence of the model RefSeq protein was modified relative to this genomic sequence to represent the inferred CDS: inserted 3 bases in 2 codons; deleted 2 bases in 1 codon) yields the protein MKLVVDVLDTNDLMPKDGEGSSSPFVEVDFENQRTRKHTVSRNLNPVWNQKLLFNLDDPNTLHHQNIEVSVYNKRKSFPASNFLGKVWILGSNIVRKGDEILEHFHLEIKWXFSSIKGDIGLKISISLESEPNSPXPPNNPPPSLPVSDNTTNIVTGYLAVSGTAATTSSSNFATSATTKAAVLTTVSEINSSAPAAVTKTTGTAATATKEPEEEIKEPIEVTVETTQYIHKQQVSPQPGISVERPPVGVPLTMQQINPKTHPNNQEDYELKDTNPHLGEQWPNGGVLASGGWMMGDKFTSTYDLVEQMFYLYVRVVKAKDLPPTAITGSCDPYAEVKLGNYKGKTKHFEKKTNPEWNQVFAFSKDRIQSSVLEVFVKDKEMVGRDEYLGKVIFDLNEVPTRVPPDSPLAPQWYRLEERRGEGKVRGEIMLAVWMGTQADEAFSEAWHSDAASVHGEGVFNTRSKVYVSPKLWYLRVNVIEAQDIQPYDKNRLPEVSVKVQIGNQVLKTKICPTRTANPMWNEDLVFVAAEPFEEQLVLTVEDRVHPSKDDVLGKISLPFSIFEKRLDHRPVHSRWFNLEKFGFGILEGDRRKELKFSSRVHLRVCLEGGYHVLDESTMYISDQRPTARQLWKQPVGILEVGVLSAQNLLPMKTKDGRGSTDAYCVAKYGQKWVRTRTIIDSFNPKWNEQYTWEVYDPCTVITLGIFHNCHVGSNEKAAGGGPARDSRIGKVRIRLSTLEADRIYTHSYPLLVLHPSGVKKMGELQLAVRFTCLSVANMIYIYAHPLLPKMHYLHPFTVNQLDSLRYQAMNIVAMRLGRAEPPLRKEVVEYMLDVDSHMWSMRRSKANFFRVMSLLSGIISISRWLDDVCHWKNAITTVLVHVLFLILIWYPELILPTIFLYMFLIGIWNYRFRPRHPPHMDTKLSWAEAVHPDELDEEFDTFPTSKPHDIVQMRYDRLRSVAGRIQTVVGDMATQGERFQSLLSWRDPRATSLFIIFCLLAAVVLYITPFRVVGLVTGLHMLRHPRFRSKLPLVPSNFFKRLPARVDSMI